The Candidatus Nanohalococcus occultus genome contains a region encoding:
- a CDS encoding signal recognition particle receptor subunit alpha: protein MFDKIKESVQKFSRKGVADEEAVEQLVKDIQRDLIAADVDVGLVSELSDEIREEALSEDVPKGLSRKEHVLEIVYNKLEELLGDEPEIEEPDRILLCGLYGAGKTTTAAKLADHFRKRGRKPGLIAADTDRPAAYDQLKQLSEDAESAFYGEKDAEDPVKVVENGMAEIDSNLTIVDSAGRNSLDEDLKKELSDMYEVFQPDYTFLVMPADIGQSAKKQAEQFTEAVGVDGVIVTKMDSSAKGGGALVACKNAGAPVFYVGTGEKLGDLEKFDPVDFVSDMIGQPDLESLLEKVEQLDTDPEKLLEGDFTLVDFKEQMESVTDAGMMEEIMQQLPIGTQMPDNMASMTEEKIGNYSTIIDSMTEEEKVDPSVIKKSRVERIADGSGTSREDVRELMKHFRQTKNMMDKFDKGSMKRGNMQKMMKQMGL, encoded by the coding sequence ATGTTTGACAAAATAAAGGAATCTGTCCAGAAGTTCTCCCGCAAAGGAGTTGCGGACGAGGAAGCCGTAGAACAGCTCGTAAAAGACATTCAACGCGATCTGATCGCAGCCGACGTGGATGTCGGACTTGTATCGGAACTATCCGATGAGATAAGAGAAGAGGCCTTAAGCGAAGACGTACCGAAGGGACTTTCCCGGAAAGAACACGTACTTGAAATTGTATACAACAAGCTCGAAGAACTTCTAGGAGACGAACCTGAAATAGAGGAGCCGGACAGAATACTTCTATGCGGTCTCTACGGAGCAGGAAAGACCACGACTGCCGCGAAGCTAGCCGATCACTTCCGGAAAAGAGGCCGGAAACCAGGGCTGATCGCAGCGGATACCGACAGACCGGCAGCATACGATCAGCTAAAACAGCTATCGGAAGATGCGGAATCTGCTTTTTATGGTGAGAAAGACGCTGAAGACCCCGTAAAAGTCGTGGAAAACGGGATGGCTGAAATCGATTCGAACCTTACTATAGTTGACTCGGCGGGACGTAACTCGCTGGATGAAGACCTGAAAAAAGAGCTTTCGGATATGTACGAGGTTTTCCAACCGGATTATACCTTCCTGGTGATGCCGGCTGATATCGGTCAGTCCGCGAAAAAACAGGCCGAACAGTTTACGGAAGCCGTAGGCGTCGATGGTGTTATAGTTACCAAGATGGATTCCAGCGCGAAGGGAGGTGGAGCGCTTGTAGCATGTAAGAACGCAGGCGCGCCGGTTTTCTACGTAGGAACAGGTGAGAAACTCGGCGACCTCGAGAAGTTCGACCCTGTTGACTTCGTATCGGACATGATTGGTCAGCCCGATCTCGAATCATTGCTTGAGAAGGTTGAACAGCTAGATACCGATCCGGAAAAACTCCTGGAAGGAGATTTCACACTGGTTGATTTCAAAGAGCAGATGGAAAGTGTGACAGACGCCGGCATGATGGAAGAGATCATGCAGCAGCTGCCTATAGGAACACAGATGCCGGACAACATGGCCTCTATGACCGAAGAAAAGATTGGAAACTACAGCACCATAATCGATTCAATGACAGAAGAGGAGAAAGTCGATCCGTCGGTTATCAAGAAGTCAAGAGTGGAACGTATCGCTGACGGTTCGGGGACCTCGAGAGAGGATGTCCGTGAACTGATGAAACACTTCCGCCAGACAAAGAACATGATGGATAAGTTCGATAAAGGATCAATGAAACGTGGAAACATGCAGAAAATGATGAAACAGATGGGTCTCTAG
- a CDS encoding metallophosphoesterase encodes MIALISDSHVPNRADRIPEQFIEILKQADTVAHCGDFETREMYDELDSISEEFHAVKGNCDRFEIDNYNSFETNGVKIGMYHGSRITPRGHKPTLAKTADELNSKVLLHGHTHQQEATEFEGKILLNPGSCTGVGGGSSVDGNPRMMKVYVEDELRVEMIELVDGEVNQIESKSFEL; translated from the coding sequence ATGATAGCTTTAATCTCTGATTCCCATGTTCCCAACCGCGCGGACAGAATACCAGAGCAGTTCATCGAAATTCTAAAACAGGCTGATACTGTAGCCCACTGCGGAGACTTTGAAACCCGGGAGATGTACGATGAGCTTGATTCGATCAGCGAGGAGTTCCATGCGGTTAAAGGCAACTGCGATAGGTTCGAAATCGATAACTACAACTCATTTGAGACTAATGGGGTGAAGATCGGTATGTACCATGGATCTCGTATCACGCCTAGAGGTCACAAGCCTACCTTGGCAAAGACCGCTGATGAACTAAACTCTAAAGTGCTTTTACACGGCCATACCCACCAGCAGGAAGCGACAGAGTTCGAGGGAAAGATTCTGTTGAACCCTGGTAGCTGTACCGGTGTAGGAGGCGGCAGCTCCGTCGATGGAAATCCCCGGATGATGAAAGTTTACGTCGAAGACGAGCTGAGAGTTGAGATGATCGAACTTGTTGATGGCGAGGTAAATCAGATAGAATCGAAGTCCTTCGAACTCTAG
- a CDS encoding tRNA pseudouridine(54/55) synthase Pus10, translating into MNPVKEKADALLEEKLCDHCLGRQFAKLGYGLENYERGAIIRKEPDLEESDFDPENVPEEAEFEGSNIDSSECKVCGGLFARVDEYADMVISSFDRYELSTFLVGIRPPESVIAAEEDLWEDYGVEFTEPVKTELSRLIGKRVEKELGIEVDFERADIMAVVDMREGKERIELQVNSLLVYGQYNKYSRELPQTEWHCRNCRGDGCDECDWTGKNYPTSVQEIIQEPFMRETKAIDAKFHGGGREDVDAKCLGKREFVLELREPIHRDLDLEALAEEVNESEDVEIFNVRPAGKDEAAEIKQKHADKRYRALVELEEDIEEESLEKLQEIVGEVKQFTPNRVQHRRAEKVRKREVFEIEAERVGEKKIELEIEAEAGTYIKELISSDEGNTEPSVSDILGTKAECVELDVLWVEK; encoded by the coding sequence ATGAATCCAGTAAAAGAGAAAGCTGATGCTTTGCTTGAAGAAAAACTATGTGATCACTGTCTCGGAAGGCAGTTTGCCAAGCTAGGTTACGGCCTTGAAAACTACGAGAGAGGCGCAATAATAAGAAAAGAGCCTGATCTAGAGGAATCGGACTTCGATCCGGAAAACGTCCCGGAGGAAGCGGAGTTCGAAGGTTCAAACATTGATTCTTCCGAATGTAAAGTGTGTGGTGGTTTGTTTGCTCGTGTGGATGAGTACGCTGATATGGTGATAAGTTCTTTCGATCGTTACGAGCTATCGACTTTCCTTGTCGGAATCCGTCCGCCGGAAAGTGTTATAGCCGCAGAGGAAGACTTATGGGAAGATTACGGCGTTGAGTTCACCGAGCCGGTAAAAACCGAGTTATCTCGCTTGATAGGAAAACGCGTGGAAAAAGAGCTTGGGATCGAGGTGGATTTCGAGCGAGCGGACATCATGGCGGTTGTAGACATGCGGGAGGGAAAGGAACGTATCGAGCTACAGGTCAACTCGCTTCTGGTCTACGGCCAGTACAACAAGTACTCAAGAGAGCTACCGCAGACCGAATGGCACTGTAGAAACTGCCGTGGAGACGGCTGCGATGAATGTGACTGGACTGGTAAAAACTATCCGACGAGCGTCCAGGAAATTATCCAGGAGCCTTTCATGCGTGAAACCAAAGCGATCGATGCGAAGTTCCACGGCGGAGGCCGAGAGGACGTTGACGCAAAGTGCCTGGGTAAAAGAGAGTTCGTACTCGAGCTGAGAGAACCGATCCACAGAGACCTTGATCTTGAAGCACTGGCTGAAGAGGTCAACGAAAGCGAGGACGTAGAGATATTCAACGTGCGGCCGGCAGGAAAAGATGAGGCCGCAGAGATCAAACAGAAACACGCCGACAAACGGTACCGCGCTCTGGTCGAACTCGAAGAAGACATCGAAGAAGAGAGCCTAGAGAAGCTTCAGGAGATCGTAGGAGAGGTAAAACAGTTTACGCCGAACCGGGTACAGCACCGCCGGGCGGAAAAGGTCCGCAAACGAGAAGTCTTCGAGATAGAAGCCGAGAGAGTTGGCGAGAAAAAGATAGAACTTGAGATAGAGGCCGAAGCCGGTACCTACATCAAGGAGCTGATTTCAAGCGATGAAGGAAATACCGAGCCATCGGTATCAGATATACTTGGAACCAAAGCTGAATGTGTGGAATTAGACGTTTTGTGGGTTGAAAAGTAA